In Patescibacteria group bacterium, the genomic stretch CAGTCTTTGGAGTTGGGTCAATAATGTCAATCAAACGCTTATGAGTACGCATTTCAAACTGCTCTCGAGCGTCTTTGTGGACAAAAGTAGACCGGTTGACGGTAAAGACCGCCTTTTCTGTAGGTAGCGGTATTGGTCCCATAACTCTAGCACCGGTACGACCAGCGGTTTCCATAATCGTCCGAGTCGACTGATCAATAATCTTATGATCATAAGCCTTAATCTTGATCCTGATCCGCTGATGAGCTTTCTCATCCTTAACCTTCTTGGTTATTTTACTACTTACGGTTGTCATCTCTTTTGACTTAATTATTAAACAAACTCGAGTTCCCCACAAAAATTTCGTGAGGAACTTTCAGTTTACTTGATAATATTAAGAACAACTCCAGCGCCAACAGTATGACCACCTTCGCGGATAGCAAACTTTTGCTGATTTTCCAAAGCGATCGGGTTGATCAATTTGACAGTTAGTTTAATAGTGTCGCCAGGCATAACCATCTCGGTTCCGGCTGGTAAAGTGATCTC encodes the following:
- the rpsJ gene encoding 30S ribosomal protein S10 yields the protein MTTVSSKITKKVKDEKAHQRIRIKIKAYDHKIIDQSTRTIMETAGRTGARVMGPIPLPTEKAVFTVNRSTFVHKDAREQFEMRTHKRLIDIIDPTPKTVDALMSLSLPAGVDIEIKM